A genomic region of Sciurus carolinensis chromosome 7, mSciCar1.2, whole genome shotgun sequence contains the following coding sequences:
- the LOC124989441 gene encoding LOW QUALITY PROTEIN: serpin B9-like (The sequence of the model RefSeq protein was modified relative to this genomic sequence to represent the inferred CDS: inserted 2 bases in 1 codon), translated as MRTHRPGVANGSTRGPQGLHAPSRGFRRLPGLTALETLASLRGFRTIHVTPRHATSRHATLRLLTTCSPRHATPRHTTFRHATPHHDMLITPRHAAPSHTTTRHAPLCHTTPRHACSRLQLPSPQLPLRLKWASLDSEPAVRGSWVLGPTGRCHHQKEERSLQMMHQEAKFNFAYISXTQVLELPCAGKELSMVILLPDAEVDLNLVENNLTFAKFIAWTKPTFMQTIEVKVFLPRFKLQENYDMESVLQRLGMVDAFQQGQADLSAMSTETDLCLSKVVHKSILEVNEESTEAVAASAIATASYCSESSPRFCADHPFLFFIRHNKTNTLLFCGRFSSP; from the exons ATGAGAACGCACCGTCCTGGGGTCGCTAACGGTTCCACCCGCGGTCCTCAGGGCCTTCACGCACCTTCCCGGGGGTTCAGGCGTTTGCCTGGTCTGACAG CCCTGGAAACCCTGGCCAGCCTCCGGGGATTCAGAACCATCCACGTCACGCCACGCCACGCCACGTCACGCCACGCCACGCTGCGCCTTCTCACGACATGCTCACCACGTCACGCCACGCCACGCCACACCACGTTTCGTCACGCCACGCCTCATCACGACATGCTCATCACGCCACGCCACGCCGCGCCTTCTCACACCACGACACGTCACGCCCCGCTTTGTCACACCACACCACGCCACGCCTGCAGCCGCCTGCAGCTGCCAAGTCCTCAGTTGCCTCTTAGACTGAAATGGGCAAGTTTGGACTCGGAACCCGCAGTCCGGGGGTCCTGGGTCCTGGGCCCCACAGGTCGCTGCCACCATCAG AAGGAGGAAAGGTCACTGCAGATGATGCATCAGGAAGCCAAGTTTAACTTCGCCTACATCAG GACACAGGTGTTGGAGCTGCCCTGTGCTGGCAAGGAGCTGAGCATGGTCATTCTGCTCCCAGATGCAGAAGTGGACCTCAACCTG GTGGAAAATAACCTTACTTTTGCGAAATTCATAGCCTGGACCAAGCCAACCTTTATGCAGACTATTGAAGTTAAAGTTTTCCTTCCAAGGTTTAAACTGCAGGAGAATTATGACATGGAGTCTGTGCTTCAGCGTTTGGGAATGGTTGATGCCTTTCAACAGGGCCAGGCTGACCTGTCTGCAATGTCAACTGAGACAGACCTGTGTCTGTCCAAGGTTGTGCACAAGAGCATCTTGGAGGTGAATGAAGAAAGCACTGAGGCTGTGGCGGCCTCAGCCATAGCCACTGCGAGCTATTGCTCAGAATCTTCACCAAGGTTCTGTGCTGACCaccccttccttttcttcatcaGGCATAACAAAACCAACACCCTTCTGTTCTGTGGCAGGTTCTCATCTCCCTAA